The Aureimonas mangrovi genome includes a region encoding these proteins:
- the purL gene encoding phosphoribosylformylglycinamidine synthase subunit PurL, whose protein sequence is MTDIAITPDLVASHGLKPDEYQRILDLIGREPSITELGIFSAMWNEHCSYKSSKRWLRTLPTKGPRVIQGPGENAGVVDIGDGLCVVFKMESHNHPSYIEPYQGAATGVGGILRDVFTMGARPIAAMNALRFGAPDHPKTRHLVAGVVAGVGGYGNSFGVPTVGGEVNFHPRYNGNCLVNAFAAGLAKSDAIFYSQAKGVGLPVVYLGAKTGRDGVGGATMASAEFDDTIEEKRPTVQVGDPFTEKCLLEACLELMETGAVIAIQDMGAAGLTCSAVEMGAKGDLGIELQLDKVPVREERMSAYEMMLSESQERMLMVLEPSKQAEAEAIFVKWGLDFAVVGKTTDDLRFRVLFEGREVANLPIKELGDEAPEYDRPWVEPKVLPTITASQIAEPADYGKALLKIIGSPDIASRRWVFEQYDTLIQGNSLQRPGGDGGLVRVDGHPTKALAFSSDVTPRYCEADPFQGGAQAVAECWRNITATGAEPLAATDNLNFGNPEKPEIMGQFVKAVQGIGAACEALAFPIVSGNVSLYNETFGQGILPTPTIGGVGLVEDRTRTARADNMAAGDVLLLVGGDGTHLGASIYLREIEGREEGAPPPVDLAREKANGDFVRGLIRAGTVRTCHDLSDGGLAVALAELAMASNVGLRAVVVGARHAALFGEDQARYVIAVSADAADAVLASAKDSGVEIRRLGMAGGERFVVEGAIDLPLAELTIAHESWFPDFMSGASAQEAA, encoded by the coding sequence ATGACCGATATCGCCATCACGCCGGACCTCGTCGCCTCCCACGGCCTCAAGCCGGACGAATATCAGCGCATCCTCGACCTCATCGGCCGCGAGCCCTCGATCACCGAGCTCGGCATCTTCTCGGCGATGTGGAACGAGCACTGCTCCTACAAATCGTCCAAGCGCTGGCTTCGCACGCTGCCGACAAAGGGTCCGCGCGTCATCCAGGGCCCCGGAGAGAACGCTGGCGTCGTCGATATCGGTGACGGGCTGTGCGTCGTCTTCAAGATGGAGAGCCACAACCACCCCTCTTACATCGAACCGTATCAGGGCGCGGCGACGGGCGTCGGCGGTATCCTGCGCGACGTCTTCACCATGGGCGCGCGCCCAATTGCGGCGATGAACGCTCTGCGCTTCGGTGCGCCCGACCATCCGAAGACCCGGCACCTGGTGGCCGGCGTCGTTGCTGGCGTCGGCGGCTACGGCAATTCCTTCGGCGTGCCGACGGTCGGCGGCGAGGTGAACTTTCATCCGCGCTACAACGGCAACTGCCTCGTCAACGCCTTCGCCGCAGGCTTGGCGAAGAGCGACGCGATCTTCTACTCGCAGGCCAAGGGCGTCGGACTGCCGGTCGTCTATCTGGGCGCAAAGACCGGGCGCGACGGCGTTGGTGGCGCCACGATGGCATCCGCCGAGTTCGACGACACGATCGAGGAGAAGCGCCCGACCGTGCAGGTCGGCGATCCGTTCACCGAGAAGTGCCTTCTGGAAGCCTGCCTCGAACTGATGGAGACGGGCGCCGTCATCGCCATCCAGGACATGGGAGCGGCGGGCCTCACCTGTTCGGCTGTCGAGATGGGCGCCAAGGGCGATCTCGGCATCGAGCTGCAGCTCGACAAGGTGCCGGTGCGCGAGGAGCGCATGAGCGCCTACGAGATGATGCTTTCGGAGAGCCAGGAGCGTATGCTCATGGTGCTCGAGCCTTCGAAGCAGGCCGAGGCCGAGGCGATCTTCGTCAAATGGGGCCTCGACTTCGCCGTGGTCGGCAAGACGACGGACGATCTGCGCTTCCGCGTCCTCTTCGAAGGCCGCGAGGTCGCGAATCTGCCGATCAAGGAGTTGGGCGACGAGGCGCCGGAATACGACCGCCCGTGGGTCGAGCCGAAAGTGCTGCCGACGATCACCGCCTCGCAGATCGCCGAGCCCGCCGACTACGGCAAGGCGCTCCTGAAGATCATCGGCTCGCCGGATATCGCCTCCCGGCGCTGGGTGTTCGAGCAGTACGACACGCTCATCCAGGGCAATTCGCTGCAGCGGCCGGGCGGGGACGGCGGGCTCGTGCGCGTCGACGGCCACCCGACCAAGGCCCTCGCCTTCTCCTCGGACGTGACGCCGCGCTATTGCGAGGCCGATCCGTTCCAGGGCGGTGCCCAGGCGGTGGCCGAATGCTGGCGCAACATCACCGCCACGGGCGCCGAGCCGCTGGCGGCGACCGACAACCTCAATTTCGGCAATCCTGAAAAGCCCGAGATCATGGGCCAGTTCGTGAAGGCCGTGCAGGGCATCGGCGCGGCCTGCGAGGCGCTGGCCTTCCCGATCGTCTCGGGCAACGTCTCGCTCTACAACGAGACCTTCGGTCAAGGCATCCTGCCGACGCCCACGATCGGCGGCGTCGGCCTGGTGGAGGACCGCACGAGAACCGCGCGGGCCGACAACATGGCTGCGGGAGACGTTCTTCTGCTCGTCGGCGGCGACGGCACGCATCTCGGCGCGTCGATCTATCTGCGTGAGATCGAGGGTCGCGAAGAAGGCGCGCCGCCGCCGGTGGACCTCGCACGGGAGAAGGCGAACGGCGACTTCGTGCGCGGGCTGATCCGAGCCGGAACCGTGCGCACCTGCCACGACCTCTCGGACGGCGGCCTCGCTGTCGCGCTCGCCGAGCTCGCGATGGCCTCGAATGTCGGCCTTCGCGCGGTCGTCGTGGGCGCGCGCCACGCTGCCCTCTTCGGTGAGGATCAGGCGCGCTACGTCATCGCCGTATCCGCGGATGCGGCCGACGCGGTGCTCGCCTCGGCGAAGGATTCGGGTGTCGAAATACGCCGCCTGGGCATGGCCGGAGGCGAGCGCTTCGTCGTCGAAGGCGCGATCGACCTGCCGCTTGCCGAACTGACGATCGCGCATGAAAGCTGGTTCCCGGACTTCATGTCCGGTGCCTCCGCGCAGGAAGCGGCCTGA
- a CDS encoding RBBP9/YdeN family alpha/beta hydrolase, which yields MRVSQADIIIVPGYTGSSDQHWQTRWERKLSTARRVEQAEWSKPVVEDWTRTVADVVNTAEKPVVLVAHSLGVPSAIGAIPLFRVPVAGAFLVAPPDIERENLRPKHFRSFGPYPRDPLPFPSMVIASRNDEFSSIEAAEDIAAAWGSVFVDAGESGHLNAESGHGPWPEGLLTFGKFLARLPAPTDQ from the coding sequence ATGCGCGTTTCCCAAGCCGACATCATCATCGTGCCGGGCTACACCGGTTCTTCCGATCAGCACTGGCAGACCCGGTGGGAGCGCAAGCTCTCGACCGCGCGTCGCGTCGAACAGGCCGAGTGGTCGAAGCCGGTCGTCGAGGATTGGACACGTACGGTGGCCGATGTGGTGAACACGGCGGAAAAGCCGGTCGTTCTTGTCGCGCACTCGCTGGGCGTGCCGTCCGCGATCGGCGCGATCCCGCTGTTCCGTGTGCCCGTCGCCGGGGCTTTCCTCGTCGCACCGCCGGACATCGAGCGCGAGAACCTGCGGCCGAAGCACTTCCGTTCCTTCGGCCCCTATCCGCGCGATCCGCTGCCCTTCCCCTCGATGGTGATCGCCAGCCGCAATGACGAATTCTCCTCGATCGAGGCCGCGGAGGACATTGCGGCCGCCTGGGGCTCGGTCTTCGTTGACGCAGGCGAATCGGGGCACCTTAACGCCGAAAGCGGCCACGGCCCCTGGCCCGAGGGCCTTCTCACCTTCGGCAAGTTCCTGGCCCGCCTGCCGGCGCCGACGGACCAGTAG
- a CDS encoding HpcH/HpaI aldolase family protein, which translates to MPIPSLRGGGFRLSAWSSLPDTGVLESLMAASFDAIVLDMQHGMHDVRSMEAGITIAARAGKPAIVRVPVGDLAFVSRALDFGAAAVILPMIETVEDARAFVDVAKYPPLGNRSFGPSRTVALHGYGIGADYMRAANDSTLTLAMIETQSAYRDLDAILAVEGIDGVLVGPADLSVALLGRLDPNCAETIELTAHIAHRVAAAGKFASIYASDAEAAHRAKAQGFHLAGISSDMAMLKSAADSLAGSVER; encoded by the coding sequence ATGCCGATTCCCTCCCTGAGGGGCGGAGGGTTCCGTCTCTCCGCCTGGTCGTCGCTGCCGGATACCGGCGTTCTCGAAAGCCTGATGGCCGCGTCGTTCGACGCGATCGTCCTCGACATGCAGCACGGCATGCACGACGTGCGCTCGATGGAAGCGGGCATCACCATCGCGGCGCGCGCTGGCAAGCCGGCCATCGTGCGAGTGCCGGTGGGCGACCTCGCCTTCGTGTCACGCGCGCTGGACTTCGGCGCGGCGGCGGTGATCCTGCCGATGATCGAGACGGTCGAGGATGCGCGGGCCTTCGTCGATGTCGCGAAGTACCCGCCGCTCGGCAACCGCTCCTTCGGGCCGAGCCGAACCGTGGCCTTGCACGGCTACGGCATCGGGGCGGACTACATGCGGGCCGCGAATGATTCGACGCTCACGCTCGCCATGATCGAGACGCAGTCCGCCTATCGCGATCTCGACGCGATCCTTGCCGTCGAGGGGATCGACGGTGTCCTCGTCGGCCCGGCGGACCTGTCGGTCGCGCTTCTGGGCCGACTCGACCCGAACTGCGCCGAGACGATCGAATTGACGGCGCATATAGCGCATCGCGTCGCTGCCGCCGGAAAGTTCGCTTCAATCTACGCGTCGGACGCCGAAGCTGCGCATCGCGCGAAGGCGCAAGGCTTCCATCTCGCCGGCATTTCGTCCGACATGGCGATGCTGAAGAGCGCCGCCGACAGCTTGGCCGGCAGCGTCGAGCGATGA
- the purC gene encoding phosphoribosylaminoimidazolesuccinocarboxamide synthase: protein MTRRRRIYEGKGKILYEGPEPGTLVQFFKDDATAFNKKKHEVVDGKGVLNNRISEYIFTHLNRIGIPTHFIKRLNMREQLIKEVEIIPLEVVVRNIAAGSLAKRLGIEEGTVLPRSIIEFYYKADQLDDPMVSEEHITAFGWASPQEIDDIMALAIRVNDFLSGLFLGVGIQLVDFKIETGRLFEGDMMRIIVADEISPDSCRLWDVTTNDKLDKDRFRRDMGGLVEAYQEVARRLGIMNENEPPRPSGPVLVK from the coding sequence ATGACACGTCGCCGCCGGATCTACGAAGGCAAGGGCAAGATTCTCTACGAAGGCCCCGAGCCCGGCACGCTGGTTCAGTTCTTCAAGGACGATGCGACCGCCTTCAACAAGAAGAAGCATGAGGTTGTGGACGGCAAGGGCGTCCTGAACAACCGCATCTCGGAATACATCTTCACGCATCTGAACCGCATCGGCATTCCGACGCACTTCATCAAGCGGCTCAACATGCGCGAGCAGCTGATCAAGGAAGTCGAGATCATCCCTCTCGAGGTGGTGGTGCGTAACATCGCGGCGGGCTCGCTCGCCAAGCGCCTCGGCATCGAGGAAGGCACGGTGCTGCCGCGCTCGATCATCGAGTTCTACTACAAGGCCGACCAGCTCGACGATCCGATGGTGTCCGAAGAGCACATCACGGCCTTCGGCTGGGCGAGCCCGCAGGAGATCGATGACATCATGGCGCTGGCCATCCGTGTCAATGATTTCCTCTCCGGCCTTTTCCTCGGCGTCGGCATACAGCTCGTCGACTTCAAGATCGAGACCGGGCGCCTTTTCGAAGGCGACATGATGCGCATCATCGTCGCCGACGAGATCTCGCCCGATTCGTGCCGTCTGTGGGATGTCACCACCAACGACAAGCTCGACAAGGACCGCTTCCGCCGCGACATGGGCGGCCTCGTCGAGGCCTATCAGGAAGTGGCCCGCCGGCTCGGCATCATGAACGAGAACGAACCGCCCCGCCCTTCCGGGCCGGTGCTGGTCAAGTAA
- the purS gene encoding phosphoribosylformylglycinamidine synthase subunit PurS, translating into MKARILVTLKNGVLDPQGKAIEGALGTLGFDGVGAVRQGKVFDVEIAESDPDKARAALDAMCEKLLANTVIENYAVEIV; encoded by the coding sequence ATGAAGGCGCGCATCCTCGTGACGCTCAAGAACGGCGTTCTCGACCCTCAAGGCAAGGCCATCGAAGGCGCGCTCGGCACGCTGGGCTTCGACGGCGTGGGCGCGGTGCGCCAGGGCAAGGTCTTCGACGTCGAGATCGCCGAAAGCGATCCTGACAAGGCGCGCGCCGCGCTCGACGCCATGTGCGAGAAGCTTCTCGCCAACACGGTGATCGAGAACTACGCCGTGGAGATCGTCTGA
- the purQ gene encoding phosphoribosylformylglycinamidine synthase subunit PurQ, translating into MKTAVVLLPGLNRDRDMIAALTAITGQRPATVWQTETEVPDADLIVVPGGFSFGDYLRCGAIAARSPVMRAVAERAARGVPVLGVCNGFQILCEAGLLPGALMRNTSLNFVCREVKLEIANAQTRFTTAYEQGQVIRCPVAHHDGNYFADDETLERVEGNGQVVFRYAEGTNPNGAIRDIAGVVNEAGNVLGLMPHPENLVEPEHGGTDGRGIFESVLGIATAREAA; encoded by the coding sequence ATGAAGACCGCCGTCGTCCTTCTCCCCGGCCTCAACCGCGACCGCGACATGATCGCCGCCCTGACGGCGATCACCGGCCAGCGCCCCGCGACCGTCTGGCAGACCGAGACCGAGGTGCCGGATGCGGACCTCATCGTCGTGCCGGGGGGGTTCTCCTTCGGCGACTATCTGCGCTGCGGGGCCATCGCCGCACGCTCTCCCGTCATGCGGGCCGTCGCCGAAAGGGCCGCCAGGGGCGTCCCGGTGCTTGGCGTGTGCAACGGGTTCCAGATCCTCTGCGAGGCCGGCCTCCTGCCCGGCGCGCTGATGCGCAACACGAGCCTCAACTTCGTCTGCCGCGAGGTGAAGCTCGAGATCGCGAATGCGCAGACACGCTTCACCACAGCCTACGAGCAAGGCCAGGTGATCCGCTGCCCGGTCGCCCACCACGATGGCAACTACTTCGCCGACGATGAGACGCTGGAGCGCGTCGAGGGCAACGGCCAGGTGGTGTTCCGCTATGCCGAGGGGACGAACCCGAACGGCGCGATCCGCGACATCGCCGGCGTCGTCAACGAGGCCGGCAACGTCCTCGGGCTGATGCCCCACCCGGAGAATCTCGTAGAGCCGGAGCATGGCGGCACAGACGGGCGAGGCATCTTCGAAAGCGTGCTCGGCATCGCGACCGCGCGAGAGGCCGCGTGA
- a CDS encoding BolA/IbaG family iron-sulfur metabolism protein: MPMNAHDIEKMIKDGIPDAQVTIRDLAGDGDHYAADVVSESFRGKSRVQQHQMVYQALQGNMGGILHALALQTSAPK; encoded by the coding sequence ATGCCCATGAACGCCCATGACATCGAGAAGATGATCAAGGACGGCATCCCGGACGCGCAGGTCACGATCCGGGATCTGGCAGGCGACGGCGACCATTACGCAGCCGACGTCGTCTCCGAGAGCTTTCGCGGCAAGTCGCGCGTCCAGCAGCACCAGATGGTCTATCAGGCGTTGCAGGGGAACATGGGCGGCATCCTCCATGCGCTGGCGCTCCAGACCAGCGCGCCGAAATAG
- a CDS encoding DUF1476 domain-containing protein — MSLNDRRNDIESRYAHDQEMKFKIEARRNKLVGLWAAEKLGKTGAEADEYAQETVKASFMRPGDEGVFAKLRADFDAANVDQSDHQIRRHLAELLVEAEAQVAAA; from the coding sequence ATGTCGCTCAACGATCGCCGTAACGACATCGAATCGCGCTATGCGCACGATCAGGAGATGAAGTTCAAGATCGAGGCGAGGCGCAACAAGCTCGTTGGTCTCTGGGCGGCCGAAAAGCTCGGCAAGACGGGTGCCGAGGCAGACGAGTACGCACAGGAAACCGTGAAGGCGAGCTTCATGCGGCCGGGCGACGAGGGCGTCTTCGCCAAGCTTCGCGCCGATTTCGACGCGGCGAATGTCGATCAGTCCGACCACCAGATCCGCCGCCATCTGGCCGAGCTTCTCGTGGAGGCGGAGGCGCAGGTCGCGGCGGCCTGA